The Leptospira levettii genome has a segment encoding these proteins:
- the rnk gene encoding nucleoside diphosphate kinase regulator gives MKTQKKLSITNFDYIRLKNMITEYSKRNKTNVNIEDLLGEIERAQKVDSTKIPANVVTMNSIIEIRNVNELDFDEFQLVFPEAANSSERKISILAPIATACLGYKVGDIIQWKVPHGVQQFQITDVKYQPEANGHYHL, from the coding sequence ATGAAAACCCAAAAGAAACTTTCGATTACAAATTTTGACTATATTCGATTAAAGAATATGATTACCGAGTATTCAAAACGAAACAAAACAAATGTGAATATCGAAGATTTATTAGGAGAAATCGAAAGAGCTCAAAAAGTAGATTCGACAAAAATTCCCGCGAATGTTGTTACAATGAATTCAATTATCGAAATCCGAAACGTAAATGAACTAGATTTTGATGAATTCCAATTGGTTTTCCCTGAAGCAGCTAATTCATCTGAAAGGAAAATTTCTATTTTGGCACCTATTGCAACAGCTTGTTTAGGATATAAAGTTGGAGATATCATCCAATGGAAAGTTCCTCACGGAGTTCAACAATTCCAAATCACTGATGTCAAGTACCAACCAGAAGCGAATGGTCACTATCATCTATAA
- a CDS encoding MarR family winged helix-turn-helix transcriptional regulator: MENDFELENSYAYLIYRTVRALRKQFMRLAMEQGLELFPEQWFVLVKIIKQPGCSQSDLGRDFDDRPSMARALRNMEKKAWIKIIPDPDDRRKHKVFPTKKGIELYTSLVPEIEKERSRMFKKLTKQDFYNFKRIIDEIYDQSVG, encoded by the coding sequence ATGGAAAATGATTTCGAATTAGAAAACTCATATGCCTACTTAATTTATCGCACTGTTCGTGCTTTAAGAAAACAGTTTATGAGGCTTGCAATGGAGCAGGGGCTTGAATTATTCCCAGAACAGTGGTTTGTATTGGTCAAGATCATCAAACAACCTGGTTGTAGCCAATCTGATTTGGGAAGAGATTTTGATGATCGTCCATCTATGGCTCGTGCACTTCGGAATATGGAAAAAAAAGCTTGGATCAAAATCATTCCAGATCCTGACGATAGAAGGAAACATAAAGTGTTTCCAACTAAAAAAGGAATCGAACTTTATACCAGCTTGGTCCCTGAAATTGAAAAGGAAAGAAGTAGAATGTTCAAAAAATTAACAAAACAGGACTTTTATAACTTCAAACGAATCATTGATGAAATATATGATCAATCAGTTGGTTAA
- a CDS encoding nuclear transport factor 2 family protein, producing the protein MNTNQNENTKESLEKVFKTFISNIDARDVSSLEKTFHDQFTDHVSVSGMEDILVSNKEKYLQSLKDGKLGGVERKVQINSIDLVDNFGVVKANLQSKVMNFRTQYSFLWNQGDWKVIHALVSAEKI; encoded by the coding sequence ATGAATACAAATCAAAATGAGAATACAAAAGAAAGTCTGGAGAAGGTGTTTAAAACTTTCATCAGTAATATCGATGCGAGGGATGTTTCTTCCTTAGAAAAGACATTTCATGACCAATTTACTGACCATGTAAGTGTGAGTGGTATGGAGGATATTTTGGTATCCAACAAGGAAAAATACCTTCAATCCTTAAAAGATGGAAAGTTAGGTGGTGTCGAAAGGAAGGTTCAAATCAATTCGATCGACCTTGTCGATAATTTTGGTGTTGTGAAAGCAAACTTACAAAGTAAGGTGATGAATTTTCGCACCCAATATTCTTTTTTGTGGAACCAAGGGGATTGGAAAGTCATTCATGCTTTAGTATCGGCTGAAAAAATATAA
- a CDS encoding alpha/beta hydrolase, translating into MKFGPPNSLIENQVSSKSNMSKKNTNQNGSQNKQKKFLEEYVRTNHSTIHVGVWPGRKKTVICLHGLSGNLHSMESFANLLSKAGHKVISYDLRGRGHSEKPATGYGFMNHIEDLNQLVQHYKLKDFILLGHSFGCMIALRYALKFPNKISGMILMDGGGLLTVKKRIQILKVLKQSFDRLDVVYSSQTDYFNLVKNSPLVPKWTKEIQDYFGKELHPIQNGYVCHMPKYVMEEELKEMGGAIDLKTVMLQFLTHPIKMGKRMVHNKKLDFESIRTPTLIMRATKMNLFPNDDLLPKESFDEMVRRIPNAKGIEIESNHYGILFDQIKERDNSILKFIQKLN; encoded by the coding sequence ATGAAATTTGGTCCGCCAAATTCTTTGATAGAGAATCAGGTTTCATCCAAATCAAATATGTCAAAAAAAAATACCAACCAAAATGGTAGCCAAAATAAACAAAAAAAATTTCTGGAGGAGTATGTCCGAACGAATCATTCTACCATTCACGTCGGAGTTTGGCCGGGAAGAAAAAAAACGGTTATTTGTTTACATGGTTTGTCTGGAAATCTACATTCCATGGAGTCCTTCGCAAACTTACTTTCGAAAGCAGGTCATAAAGTAATCTCTTACGACTTAAGGGGTAGAGGTCATTCTGAAAAACCCGCTACCGGTTATGGTTTTATGAATCATATTGAAGACTTAAATCAATTGGTCCAACATTACAAATTAAAGGATTTTATACTCTTAGGACATTCCTTTGGATGTATGATTGCACTTCGTTATGCACTTAAATTCCCAAATAAAATCAGTGGTATGATACTAATGGATGGAGGTGGTCTTCTAACAGTCAAAAAGAGAATTCAAATCCTAAAGGTACTCAAACAATCATTTGATCGATTGGATGTTGTCTATAGCAGTCAAACTGATTATTTTAATTTGGTAAAAAATTCTCCTTTAGTACCAAAGTGGACAAAGGAAATCCAAGATTACTTTGGAAAGGAATTACACCCAATTCAAAATGGTTATGTTTGCCATATGCCAAAATATGTTATGGAAGAAGAACTAAAAGAGATGGGTGGTGCCATTGATTTGAAAACTGTAATGTTACAATTTTTAACTCATCCAATAAAAATGGGCAAAAGAATGGTACACAATAAAAAATTGGATTTCGAATCGATTCGTACCCCTACTCTCATCATGAGAGCGACAAAAATGAACTTATTTCCTAACGATGATTTATTACCAAAAGAATCTTTTGATGAAATGGTAAGAAGGATTCCCAATGCAAAAGGAATTGAAATTGAATCCAATCATTATGGAATTCTATTTGATCAGATTAAAGAAAGAGATAATTCGATTCTCAAGTTCATTCAAAAACTGAATTAA
- a CDS encoding M14 family zinc carboxypeptidase: MLRGIKRLNRYENRILKIVKLGGKLVRLKQYGFSSKTEEGFRFPIYVLEIGKPKAIKSNASGLIAGVHGLETIGIRVLLDFLDDLFARKNSVLYHEIKNGEVGIVCIPILNPGGVALKRRSNPKGVDLMRNSGVEAVKAPFFFGGHKYSNFFPYYRGKVLQTESRVLDRYFKEYFLQAENQFIPVVDIHSGFGTVDHVWWPYASTHEPCADEELFQKIGSNFTNHLNHFLYRFGPQSETYTTHGDLWDRLYDQFQSNIKEIHSPISRHFLPLTLEIGTWSDINLDPLKIFRKRGIFNPSRELKQKSIISHRKFLSDVIRLAKMNPSDIY, translated from the coding sequence ATGTTACGTGGTATCAAAAGATTAAATCGTTATGAAAACAGAATACTAAAAATAGTAAAGTTAGGTGGTAAACTTGTTAGATTAAAACAATATGGCTTTTCTTCTAAAACGGAAGAAGGATTTAGGTTCCCAATTTATGTTTTGGAAATTGGAAAACCCAAAGCCATTAAAAGTAATGCTTCTGGTCTTATTGCTGGTGTTCATGGTTTAGAGACAATTGGCATTCGAGTGTTATTAGATTTTTTGGATGATCTTTTTGCCCGTAAAAATTCTGTTTTGTATCATGAAATCAAAAATGGTGAAGTTGGAATTGTTTGTATTCCCATACTAAATCCAGGTGGGGTTGCTTTAAAAAGACGTTCGAACCCAAAGGGTGTAGATTTGATGCGAAACTCTGGGGTAGAAGCGGTAAAAGCTCCATTTTTTTTTGGAGGGCATAAGTATTCAAATTTCTTTCCGTATTATCGTGGTAAGGTGTTACAAACTGAGTCAAGAGTTTTGGATCGATACTTTAAAGAATATTTCCTCCAAGCCGAAAATCAATTCATCCCAGTTGTAGACATTCATTCTGGTTTTGGTACTGTGGATCATGTTTGGTGGCCATACGCAAGTACACATGAACCATGTGCTGATGAAGAATTATTTCAGAAAATTGGATCAAATTTTACAAATCATTTAAATCATTTCCTATATCGATTTGGTCCACAAAGTGAAACATATACAACCCATGGTGATCTTTGGGATCGATTGTATGATCAATTCCAATCAAATATAAAAGAGATACATTCTCCCATCTCTAGGCATTTTCTCCCCCTAACTTTGGAAATTGGAACTTGGTCCGATATCAATTTAGATCCATTGAAAATTTTTCGCAAAAGAGGGATCTTCAATCCATCCCGCGAACTAAAACAAAAATCAATCATTAGCCATCGAAAATTTTTATCCGATGTTATACGACTTGCAAAAATGAATCCTTCGGACATCTACTAG
- a CDS encoding sensor histidine kinase — MNLIVLLNVLSLFFCLVAFCFIVIYFIKRPSFRGEGTFLILLALIPCYVNISNIFEHGLLIDYFDEYEGFFKDLYAMILLIFLYISSIKKEQKTRALHEHQIKSDLKLKSKLLTEIHHRVNNNLQIISGLMSLQIESEKDAKLTSSLNLIQNRIQAIASVHKIIYGSPNLLYVNLNQIFTLILSNLKITYLKENVDIELRELVEEGLEMNLDRAIPIGLILNELVSNCFRHAFKIEHKGIIEVSLGKLEEEFVLVVRDNGIGMDVDSEEKGIGLMLVRNLVKQLQGTILIGTQKGLTFEIRFPIKNLNPLKI; from the coding sequence ATGAATCTAATCGTTTTGTTAAATGTTTTATCGCTATTCTTTTGTTTGGTGGCTTTTTGCTTTATTGTTATTTATTTTATAAAAAGGCCATCATTCCGTGGGGAAGGGACATTTCTGATTTTGTTGGCATTGATTCCATGTTACGTAAACATATCCAACATTTTTGAACATGGTTTGTTAATTGATTATTTTGATGAGTATGAAGGTTTTTTTAAAGATTTGTATGCAATGATTCTTTTGATTTTTCTGTATATCAGTTCCATCAAAAAGGAGCAAAAAACGAGAGCTCTTCATGAACACCAAATTAAATCAGACTTAAAATTAAAGTCAAAACTTCTAACCGAAATACACCATAGAGTGAATAATAACTTACAAATCATATCTGGGCTTATGTCCTTACAAATTGAATCCGAAAAAGATGCAAAGTTGACATCATCCCTAAACCTGATACAAAATCGAATTCAAGCTATTGCATCAGTTCATAAGATTATTTATGGTTCACCAAACTTGCTTTATGTGAATTTGAATCAAATATTTACTTTAATCTTAAGTAACTTAAAAATTACCTATTTGAAAGAAAATGTAGATATAGAATTGCGAGAACTGGTGGAAGAAGGATTGGAAATGAATCTAGATCGTGCAATTCCGATTGGGTTGATCTTAAATGAATTGGTTTCCAATTGTTTTCGTCATGCATTTAAAATTGAACATAAAGGAATCATTGAAGTCAGCTTAGGAAAACTAGAAGAGGAATTTGTTTTAGTCGTTAGAGATAATGGAATAGGAATGGATGTTGACTCGGAGGAAAAAGGGATAGGGTTGATGTTAGTCAGAAATTTAGTAAAACAATTGCAAGGAACAATTTTGATTGGAACTCAAAAAGGGTTAACATTCGAAATTAGATTTCCAATCAAAAATTTGAATCCCTTAAAAATCTAA
- a CDS encoding HAD-IA family hydrolase — translation MDGTLTIAQHDFLAIKQELGIPVNVDILTSLSSLPPNIKKQKNKELDKIEYKIAKLAKASHGCFEFLQAIHSQTKTLGILTRNNFVNSLETLNAAGISNFFPEQNIICRDRAIPKPNPDGILYLMKQWNAKPEETIMIGDYLYDLEAGKRANVETIYIDPTGSFPFQKEASYKVTKLEEILYL, via the coding sequence ATGGATGGCACATTAACCATTGCCCAACATGATTTTTTAGCAATCAAACAAGAACTAGGCATTCCAGTAAATGTTGATATATTAACATCACTTTCATCTCTTCCACCTAATATAAAAAAGCAAAAAAATAAAGAACTAGATAAAATCGAATACAAAATTGCAAAATTGGCAAAAGCATCACATGGTTGTTTTGAGTTTTTACAAGCGATTCACTCGCAAACAAAAACATTAGGTATATTAACCCGAAATAATTTTGTTAATTCTCTTGAAACACTTAATGCTGCAGGGATTTCCAATTTTTTCCCAGAACAAAATATTATTTGCCGAGATCGCGCCATTCCAAAGCCAAACCCAGACGGAATATTGTATCTGATGAAACAATGGAATGCAAAACCAGAAGAAACGATTATGATAGGAGACTATCTATATGATTTAGAAGCTGGCAAAAGAGCAAATGTAGAAACTATCTACATTGACCCAACAGGTTCGTTTCCTTTTCAAAAGGAAGCCAGTTATAAAGTTACGAAATTAGAAGAAATCTTGTATTTATAA
- the mobA gene encoding molybdenum cofactor guanylyltransferase, with translation MTQTTSDIIFLLLVGGKSSRMGEDKAFLPFGKVSTFIKILIKKISFFKLNFFLSLRKEQLPRYELMVPKKCFIFDQFENIQGPLCGLMSSHHFLTSNYIQYKAIFTLAVDNPSIKLKSIKRLIDRYQENPNVSGLFYRTKNGIEPFCAIYNKSTLEEWIQSYYQNPSIEFSLQKRILALEKTTVLINLPMEEEFFFQNINSKKDFELYHR, from the coding sequence ATGACTCAAACCACGAGTGATATTATTTTTTTACTTTTGGTTGGCGGGAAAAGTTCCAGGATGGGTGAAGATAAAGCATTTTTACCTTTTGGTAAGGTATCAACTTTCATAAAAATTCTCATTAAAAAAATTTCATTTTTCAAACTCAATTTCTTTTTATCACTTCGAAAAGAACAACTGCCTCGCTATGAATTAATGGTCCCAAAAAAATGTTTCATTTTTGACCAATTTGAGAACATACAAGGACCACTATGTGGATTAATGTCTTCTCATCATTTTCTTACGTCTAATTACATTCAATACAAAGCAATTTTCACATTAGCAGTGGACAATCCCTCCATAAAATTGAAATCAATCAAACGACTGATAGATAGATACCAAGAAAATCCAAATGTATCTGGTCTCTTCTATCGTACGAAAAATGGAATAGAACCATTCTGTGCAATATATAACAAATCAACATTAGAGGAATGGATTCAATCATACTACCAAAATCCTTCGATTGAATTTTCTTTACAAAAAAGAATTTTGGCTTTAGAAAAAACAACAGTCCTTATCAATTTACCAATGGAAGAAGAATTTTTTTTCCAGAATATTAATTCCAAAAAAGATTTCGAATTGTATCATCGATGA
- a CDS encoding molybdenum cofactor biosynthesis protein MoaE has translation MEHITNNKIELTNIVPSIPNMGGYVLFTGIVRNINEGKIVTHLEYEAYSELANQMINSILQDCRGKWDLQFANCLHRLGTLIVGEIAVIVSTGSVHRDEAYQANRYIIDRVKHEVPIWKKEYFQDGSSEWSKGCLHDSNHE, from the coding sequence ATGGAACACATAACAAATAACAAAATTGAATTAACGAATATCGTACCATCGATTCCCAATATGGGGGGCTATGTGCTTTTTACTGGAATCGTACGTAATATCAATGAAGGTAAAATCGTAACACATTTAGAATATGAAGCATATTCAGAATTGGCAAATCAAATGATCAATTCCATATTACAAGATTGTAGAGGGAAATGGGATCTTCAATTTGCAAATTGTTTACATCGACTAGGAACCTTAATCGTTGGCGAAATTGCTGTAATCGTTTCCACTGGTTCAGTCCATCGAGACGAAGCTTACCAAGCAAACCGATATATTATTGATAGAGTGAAACATGAAGTACCTATCTGGAAAAAGGAATACTTCCAAGATGGTAGTTCCGAGTGGTCAAAGGGATGTCTTCATGACTCAAACCACGAGTGA
- a CDS encoding MoaD/ThiS family protein has product MKAEILFFAALKDFFTAKQITDIEEHINVSQLKEFLCKQKPNASKIINVSRVSINQRIANDFEVIPNNAIIAILPPSSGG; this is encoded by the coding sequence ATGAAGGCAGAAATATTATTTTTTGCAGCTTTAAAGGATTTTTTTACAGCGAAACAAATAACAGATATTGAGGAACATATTAATGTTTCTCAATTAAAGGAATTTTTGTGTAAACAAAAACCGAATGCATCGAAAATTATAAATGTTAGTAGGGTTTCAATCAACCAGAGAATTGCAAATGATTTTGAAGTGATTCCTAATAACGCGATCATCGCAATTTTACCTCCATCGAGTGGAGGATAA
- a CDS encoding GTP 3',8-cyclase MoaA, producing MSLDTRKFEVLRISILSLCNFACVYCAPKEKENHSPIKTYNQYLTPELLNTNLTRLLPHINIKEVHLTGGEPTLHKDLIQLIQIVKQHSIEQIALTSNGNFDKALLEKMKSAGLTRMNFSLDSISQKGFETLSDRKNPVFQILDQIETAQKIGFDIKINSTILRGFNESEILDLLEWAGKRSIPIRFLEFMKMGPLHKEHPLYFYSAEEIRNQIKTRYQIKNYPTPQDSTAQYFVTGEGYIFGMIANHTEPFCEGCNRLRMDSQGRIYGCLSDETSFELPDSSDEIQNTLNQAMLTKKTKFIGSELSMKYIGG from the coding sequence ATGTCCCTGGATACTAGAAAATTTGAAGTTTTGAGAATTAGTATCTTATCCCTTTGTAATTTTGCATGTGTATATTGTGCACCAAAAGAAAAAGAAAATCACAGTCCAATAAAAACATACAACCAATACCTTACACCAGAACTTCTAAACACAAATCTAACACGATTACTTCCACATATCAATATTAAAGAAGTACATTTAACTGGAGGAGAGCCTACCCTCCACAAGGATCTTATCCAATTAATCCAAATTGTAAAACAACATTCCATAGAACAGATTGCTCTCACTTCAAATGGAAATTTTGACAAAGCACTTTTAGAAAAAATGAAGTCCGCAGGACTTACTAGAATGAATTTTTCATTGGATAGCATATCCCAGAAAGGTTTTGAGACTTTAAGTGATCGAAAAAATCCAGTATTCCAAATTTTAGACCAAATTGAAACAGCCCAAAAAATTGGATTCGATATCAAAATTAATTCCACTATCTTACGTGGATTCAATGAATCTGAAATTTTGGATTTATTGGAATGGGCAGGCAAACGATCAATACCCATTCGATTTTTAGAATTTATGAAAATGGGTCCGCTCCACAAAGAACATCCATTGTATTTTTATTCAGCAGAAGAAATTCGAAACCAAATTAAAACAAGATACCAAATTAAAAATTATCCAACGCCACAAGACTCAACCGCGCAATATTTTGTAACTGGGGAAGGATATATATTTGGCATGATTGCCAATCATACAGAACCTTTTTGTGAAGGTTGTAATCGATTACGAATGGACAGTCAGGGTAGAATTTATGGATGTCTGAGTGATGAAACTTCCTTTGAATTGCCAGACTCTAGTGATGAAATCCAAAATACATTAAACCAAGCTATGTTAACAAAAAAAACGAAATTCATTGGTTCGGAATTATCAATGAAATATATTGGAGGTTAG
- a CDS encoding HesA/MoeB/ThiF family protein, with the protein MTTDKEKYFQRQTLVPEIGLEGQKKWNEASVLIIGVGGLGCPSALQLALSGIGRIGLMDFDVVDVSNLHRQTLFTWKDIGRKKVEVAAEVIKNHVPWIQIEIFSEFLSLNTNVDFLENWDVVLDCTDTILSKYTINDICLTKKIPLVTASVFKSSAQFAIFSGDGKPCYRCLFPDLNEGDTLSCNEGGVLGIQATLAGTYQASLTLQYLLNPNQIDLDSVYFLEWNPLSFYQSKVEKNPDCKACGSHHKQILNKSMTQEIDVEGFLKLKLNTSVTLLDVREKEETIQSPIPDTFCFPLSELEKGKLPDLDYDQSIVCVCETGFRSNKALTYLSNFKSKYSLLGGRKVFFQYLDDNKIF; encoded by the coding sequence ATGACTACAGATAAAGAAAAGTATTTCCAGCGACAAACTTTAGTGCCTGAAATTGGATTAGAAGGTCAAAAAAAATGGAATGAAGCTTCAGTCCTGATCATTGGAGTTGGCGGTTTAGGATGTCCTTCTGCATTGCAACTTGCTTTGTCTGGGATTGGTCGAATTGGTCTAATGGATTTTGATGTTGTTGATGTCTCAAATTTGCACCGACAAACATTGTTTACATGGAAAGATATTGGTCGAAAAAAAGTAGAGGTAGCAGCGGAAGTAATTAAAAATCATGTTCCTTGGATACAAATAGAGATATTTTCAGAATTTTTGAGTTTGAACACTAACGTTGATTTTTTGGAAAATTGGGATGTAGTTTTGGATTGTACAGATACCATCCTATCAAAGTATACAATCAACGATATTTGTTTAACAAAAAAGATCCCTCTTGTTACTGCATCTGTTTTTAAATCAAGTGCTCAGTTTGCAATTTTTTCTGGAGATGGGAAACCATGTTATCGTTGTTTGTTTCCAGATTTAAATGAAGGGGATACTCTGAGTTGTAATGAAGGAGGTGTTTTGGGAATACAAGCAACATTAGCCGGAACCTACCAAGCTTCTTTGACATTGCAGTATTTGTTAAATCCGAATCAAATTGACCTCGATTCTGTTTATTTTTTAGAATGGAATCCACTTTCTTTTTACCAATCAAAGGTGGAAAAAAATCCAGATTGTAAAGCTTGTGGCAGTCATCATAAACAAATCCTAAACAAAAGTATGACACAAGAAATAGATGTGGAAGGTTTTTTGAAACTGAAGTTAAATACTTCTGTTACATTACTCGATGTAAGAGAAAAAGAAGAGACCATTCAATCTCCCATACCTGATACATTTTGTTTTCCCCTTTCTGAATTAGAAAAAGGGAAATTACCAGATTTGGATTATGATCAATCGATTGTTTGTGTCTGTGAAACAGGGTTTCGTTCCAACAAAGCACTTACTTATCTATCCAATTTTAAGAGTAAATACTCTTTGTTAGGTGGTCGCAAAGTATTTTTTCAATATTTGGATGATAATAAGATATTCTAG
- a CDS encoding molybdopterin-dependent oxidoreductase: protein MDQTHYRSCNLCEAMCGLQIEVKNGTIQNFKGDILDQFSRGHICPKGPELKSLYEDPDRIKFPIKRTNSGWEKVSWVEALSDIAKQIVDLQTKYGNDVVAIYNGNPNVHNYGSMLYGQRFTSRIKTKNNFSATSVDQLPHQLLSYLMFGHQLLVPIPDIDRTTYFLILGGNPFASNGSLMTVPDVKKRLKAIQDRGGKYVVIDPRKTETAEHANEHIFIKPGTDVFFLLSLLNVIFEKKRNKPNSLVNEEDLNSIQRLTNEFHPTVVSKITGIPMDTIERIAMEFVNAPSAVCYGRVGVSTQEFGALCQWLINVINIVTGNLDKEGGAMFTLPAVDLVGEGSTMRSSPGSFNTYQSRVRKLPEFNDELPVSALAEEILTDGEGQIRVLATSAGNPVLSTPNGSKLEKALSQLDLMISFDFYLNETTKHAHYILPPTSTLEHDHYDLIFNVFAVRNTSRYNQPLFQPEEGMLHDWEIFSDLTKRIELVRSGKELPSELIRTKLTPASIIDHALKSGPYGSKHNTEIQMSLELLKNSPHGIDLGPLKKSFPERLYTKDKKIQLFPTLLQNDIPRLKTKFNEHLNSGHSNFPYLLIGRRHLRNNNSWMHNLPKLMTGKPRCTMMVHPDDARLLGISNHEEVIVESKVGKLRIPVEITDELMKGVVSIPHGFGHNRSGTNQKVATQFSGVSINDLTDDQSIDEFSGNAAFSGIQVKILKISD from the coding sequence ATGGATCAAACACATTATCGTTCATGTAATTTATGTGAGGCCATGTGTGGACTCCAAATCGAAGTCAAAAATGGGACCATTCAAAATTTTAAGGGAGACATCCTCGATCAGTTCAGCAGAGGTCATATTTGTCCAAAAGGTCCAGAACTAAAAAGTTTATACGAAGATCCAGATCGAATCAAATTTCCAATCAAAAGAACGAATTCAGGTTGGGAAAAAGTTTCTTGGGTGGAAGCACTCTCCGATATCGCAAAACAAATTGTAGATTTACAAACTAAGTATGGGAATGACGTTGTTGCCATCTATAATGGAAATCCAAATGTTCATAATTATGGGTCGATGTTATATGGGCAAAGATTTACAAGCCGGATCAAAACTAAAAATAATTTCTCGGCAACTTCCGTAGACCAACTACCCCACCAACTTCTTTCTTATTTGATGTTCGGTCACCAATTACTCGTCCCAATCCCAGACATTGATCGCACTACGTACTTTCTTATATTGGGTGGGAATCCATTTGCATCTAATGGTAGTTTAATGACCGTTCCAGATGTTAAAAAAAGATTAAAAGCGATCCAAGACAGAGGTGGGAAGTATGTAGTAATTGATCCAAGAAAAACAGAAACAGCGGAACATGCAAACGAACATATTTTTATCAAACCAGGAACCGATGTTTTTTTCTTACTCTCACTTTTAAATGTAATATTTGAAAAAAAACGAAACAAACCAAACTCATTGGTAAATGAAGAAGATTTAAATTCAATTCAAAGATTAACTAACGAATTCCATCCGACTGTTGTTTCAAAAATCACTGGGATTCCGATGGATACAATTGAACGCATTGCCATGGAATTTGTGAATGCTCCATCTGCTGTTTGTTATGGAAGAGTTGGTGTATCTACACAAGAATTTGGAGCTTTGTGCCAATGGCTTATCAATGTGATCAATATTGTCACAGGAAATTTAGACAAAGAAGGTGGTGCCATGTTCACTTTACCTGCCGTTGATTTGGTAGGAGAAGGTTCTACAATGAGATCATCACCTGGAAGTTTTAATACATATCAATCTCGAGTGAGAAAACTACCAGAATTCAATGATGAATTGCCTGTCTCTGCATTAGCGGAAGAAATCTTAACTGACGGCGAAGGACAAATTCGAGTTTTAGCAACATCTGCCGGGAATCCTGTTTTATCCACACCAAACGGATCCAAACTTGAAAAAGCTTTATCTCAACTAGATCTAATGATTAGTTTTGATTTTTATCTAAATGAAACGACAAAACATGCCCATTATATTTTGCCACCAACTTCAACTTTAGAACATGATCATTACGATTTAATATTCAATGTATTTGCTGTCAGAAATACATCTCGTTATAACCAACCTTTATTCCAACCTGAAGAAGGAATGTTACATGATTGGGAAATTTTTTCAGATTTAACAAAACGAATTGAATTAGTACGATCTGGCAAGGAATTACCAAGTGAGTTGATAAGAACAAAACTAACACCCGCTAGTATCATCGACCATGCTTTAAAATCAGGACCTTATGGAAGCAAACATAATACTGAAATTCAGATGAGTTTGGAACTGCTAAAAAATAGTCCTCATGGAATCGATTTAGGTCCACTCAAAAAATCATTTCCAGAGAGACTTTACACTAAAGATAAAAAAATCCAACTGTTTCCTACTTTGTTACAGAATGATATTCCTAGATTAAAAACAAAATTCAATGAACACTTGAATAGTGGTCATTCAAATTTTCCATATCTATTAATAGGAAGAAGGCATTTACGTAATAATAATTCATGGATGCATAATTTACCCAAACTGATGACAGGTAAACCAAGGTGTACGATGATGGTTCATCCTGATGATGCAAGATTATTGGGAATCTCAAATCATGAAGAAGTAATCGTTGAATCAAAAGTTGGAAAATTACGAATACCAGTTGAAATCACAGATGAGTTAATGAAAGGAGTTGTGAGTATCCCACATGGTTTTGGACACAATCGAAGTGGCACAAATCAAAAGGTTGCAACTCAATTTTCCGGTGTTAGTATCAATGACCTAACAGATGATCAGTCGATTGATGAATTTTCAGGAAATGCTGCGTTTAGTGGGATTCAGGTAAAAATTTTAAAAATTTCAGACTAG